One window of the Bombus pyrosoma isolate SC7728 linkage group LG5, ASM1482585v1, whole genome shotgun sequence genome contains the following:
- the LOC122567632 gene encoding atlastin isoform X5 produces MTTLDENVNRVPRVYTNEREEEDRSGWQEKIERLSMDSQDKKTSDVGQPVQIVLAHPDHSFELNEEALSKILLDNDIKNRSVVVVSVAGAFRKGKSFLLDFFLRYMNSQYNNNNQTDSWLGKDDEPLSGFSWKGGSERDTTGILMWSKVFCGTLPDGEKVAVILMDTQGAFDSQSTVKDCATVFALSTMLSSVQIYNLSQNIQEDDLQHLQLFTEYGRLALQKSGVTPFQKLQFLVRDWSYPYEAPYGSEGGKEILNRRLEISDKQHPELQNLRMHIKSCFSEISCFLMPHPGLNIATNPRFDGRLSEIQPEFKEQLKVLIPVLLAPENLVPKKIDGQLVKARDLLEYFKSYMKIYKGNELPEPKSMLVATAEANNLAAVTEAREFYIRLMEDVCGSRKPYLTTARLETEHTRCMDKAMCIFQNKRKMGGDAFSQTYMKKLCEDMDKAFVHFKAQNESKNVFKSTRTAGVYGAIVAIMYFLSSVFAFTGLYLLANICNFIMCICILTLMLLAYIRYSGNYDTLGVVIDEVANTLWNNVRDMGVLFTVLTLAVAAASSWFIILYGFISFPLPPPSSSSTRFSFGDISNFWEHLYSIIEKYQIFKYINYFFGNYIEKGTPHRFH; encoded by the exons ATCGATCTGGTTGGCaagaaaaaatagaacgtCTTTCAATGGATAGTCAGGACAAAAAGACATCGGATGTAGGACAACCTGTACAGATTGTACTTGCTCATCCAGACCATAGTTTCGAATTAAACGAAGAAGCCTTGTCAAAAATTCTCCTTGACAATGATATTAAGAATAGGAGTGTTGTTGTTGTGTCAGTAGCAGGTGCTTTCAGGAAAGGCAAAAGCTTTCTACTTGACTTTTTCTTGCGATACATGAACAGTCAG tataataataataaccaGACGGATTCTTGGTTGGGCAAAGATGATGAACCACTGAGTGGATTTTCATGGAAAGGAGGCTCTGAAAGAGACACAACAGGGATATTAATGTGGTCAAAAGTTTTTTGCGGTACTTTACCGGATGGTGAAAAAGTTGCTGTGATTTTAATGGATACACAAGGTGCTTTCGATAGCCAGTCCACAGTGAAGGACTGTGCGACTGTGTTTGCTCTAAGTACAATGTTGTCATCcgtacaaatttataatctatCACAAAACATCCAAGAGGATGATCTTCAGCACTTGCAACTTTTTACGGAATATGGCAGGCTGGCGTTACAAAAATCTGGAGTCACACCGTTCCAGAAGTTACAATTCTTAGTGAGAGATTGGAGTTACCCATACGAAGCACCTTATGGTTCAGAAGGTGGAAAAGAGATACTGAACAGAAGATTAGAAATCTCCGACAAACAACATCCAGAATTGCAAAATCTGAGAATGCATATTAAGTCTTGCTTCTCGGAAATATCTTGTTTTCTAATGCCACATCCAGGCCTGAATATTGCCACTAATCCTCGTTTCGATGGTAGATTATCGGAAATTCAACCAGAATTTAAGGAACAGCTCAAAGTGCTCATACCGGTGTTATTAGCTCCAGAGAATTTAGTTCCAAAGAAAATCGATGGTCAACTTGTGAAAGCAAGGGATTTgttggaatatttcaaaagttatatgaaaatttacaaaggAAACGAGCTTCCAGAACCAAAAAGTATGTTAGTG GCAACAGCAGAGGCAAATAATTTGGCTGCGGTAACGGAAGCGagagaattttatatacgaTTAATGGAAGATGTCTGTGGATCAAGAAAACCATATTTAACAACAGCGCGTTTAGAGACCGAGCATACACGTTGTATGGATAAAGCTATGtgcatatttcaaaataaaaggaaaatgggCGGAGATGCATTTAGTCAAAcctatatgaaaaaattatgtgaG GATATGGATAAAGCGTTTGTTCACTTTAAAGCacaaaatgaaagtaaaaatgttttcaaatcAACACGAACCGCAGGAGTATATGGTGCAATTGTTGCCATCATGTACTTTTTATCCTCAGTATTTGCTTTTACTGGCTTATATTTGCtagcaaatatttgtaacttcATCATGTGCATCTGTATATTAACCCTCATGTTGTTGGCATATATTag GTACAGTGGTAATTACGACACACTTGGGGTAGTAATAGATGAAGTGGCAAACACTTTATGGAATAAT GTCCGAGATATGGGTGTACTATTCACTGTACTTACACTTGCTGTGGCTGCTGCTTCATCAtggtttataattttatatggtttcatttcatttccacTTCCTCCTCCATCTTCGTCTTCTACACGTTTTAGTTTTGGAGATATATCTAATTTTTGGGaacatttatattctattattgagaagtatcaaatattcaaatatatcaaCTATTTCTTCGGCAATTACATAGAAAAGGGCACACCTCACCGATTTCACTAA
- the LOC122567632 gene encoding atlastin isoform X3: MADIQQSKQSGNYSRSYVVKKVPMTTLDENVNRVPRVYTNEREEEDRSGWQEKIERLSMDSQDKKTSDVGQPVQIVLAHPDHSFELNEEALSKILLDNDIKNRSVVVVSVAGAFRKGKSFLLDFFLRYMNSQYNNNNQTDSWLGKDDEPLSGFSWKGGSERDTTGILMWSKVFCGTLPDGEKVAVILMDTQGAFDSQSTVKDCATVFALSTMLSSVQIYNLSQNIQEDDLQHLQLFTEYGRLALQKSGVTPFQKLQFLVRDWSYPYEAPYGSEGGKEILNRRLEISDKQHPELQNLRMHIKSCFSEISCFLMPHPGLNIATNPRFDGRLSEIQPEFKEQLKVLIPVLLAPENLVPKKIDGQLVKARDLLEYFKSYMKIYKGNELPEPKSMLVATAEANNLAAVTEAREFYIRLMEDVCGSRKPYLTTARLETEHTRCMDKAMCIFQNKRKMGGDAFSQTYMKKLCEDMDKAFVHFKAQNESKNVFKSTRTAGVYGAIVAIMYFLSSVFAFTGLYLLANICNFIMCICILTLMLLAYIRYSGNYDTLGVVIDEVANTLWNNLIKPVYQQFVEKSVSVAVAQAAEMATNTTMNATATANGKPKLS, translated from the exons ATCGATCTGGTTGGCaagaaaaaatagaacgtCTTTCAATGGATAGTCAGGACAAAAAGACATCGGATGTAGGACAACCTGTACAGATTGTACTTGCTCATCCAGACCATAGTTTCGAATTAAACGAAGAAGCCTTGTCAAAAATTCTCCTTGACAATGATATTAAGAATAGGAGTGTTGTTGTTGTGTCAGTAGCAGGTGCTTTCAGGAAAGGCAAAAGCTTTCTACTTGACTTTTTCTTGCGATACATGAACAGTCAG tataataataataaccaGACGGATTCTTGGTTGGGCAAAGATGATGAACCACTGAGTGGATTTTCATGGAAAGGAGGCTCTGAAAGAGACACAACAGGGATATTAATGTGGTCAAAAGTTTTTTGCGGTACTTTACCGGATGGTGAAAAAGTTGCTGTGATTTTAATGGATACACAAGGTGCTTTCGATAGCCAGTCCACAGTGAAGGACTGTGCGACTGTGTTTGCTCTAAGTACAATGTTGTCATCcgtacaaatttataatctatCACAAAACATCCAAGAGGATGATCTTCAGCACTTGCAACTTTTTACGGAATATGGCAGGCTGGCGTTACAAAAATCTGGAGTCACACCGTTCCAGAAGTTACAATTCTTAGTGAGAGATTGGAGTTACCCATACGAAGCACCTTATGGTTCAGAAGGTGGAAAAGAGATACTGAACAGAAGATTAGAAATCTCCGACAAACAACATCCAGAATTGCAAAATCTGAGAATGCATATTAAGTCTTGCTTCTCGGAAATATCTTGTTTTCTAATGCCACATCCAGGCCTGAATATTGCCACTAATCCTCGTTTCGATGGTAGATTATCGGAAATTCAACCAGAATTTAAGGAACAGCTCAAAGTGCTCATACCGGTGTTATTAGCTCCAGAGAATTTAGTTCCAAAGAAAATCGATGGTCAACTTGTGAAAGCAAGGGATTTgttggaatatttcaaaagttatatgaaaatttacaaaggAAACGAGCTTCCAGAACCAAAAAGTATGTTAGTG GCAACAGCAGAGGCAAATAATTTGGCTGCGGTAACGGAAGCGagagaattttatatacgaTTAATGGAAGATGTCTGTGGATCAAGAAAACCATATTTAACAACAGCGCGTTTAGAGACCGAGCATACACGTTGTATGGATAAAGCTATGtgcatatttcaaaataaaaggaaaatgggCGGAGATGCATTTAGTCAAAcctatatgaaaaaattatgtgaG GATATGGATAAAGCGTTTGTTCACTTTAAAGCacaaaatgaaagtaaaaatgttttcaaatcAACACGAACCGCAGGAGTATATGGTGCAATTGTTGCCATCATGTACTTTTTATCCTCAGTATTTGCTTTTACTGGCTTATATTTGCtagcaaatatttgtaacttcATCATGTGCATCTGTATATTAACCCTCATGTTGTTGGCATATATTag GTACAGTGGTAATTACGACACACTTGGGGTAGTAATAGATGAAGTGGCAAACACTTTATGGAATAAT TTAATTAAACCAGTCTATCAACAATTTGTGGAGAAGTCAGTGTCTGTAGCAGTGGCTCAAGCTGCTGAAATGGCTACAAATACAACAATGAATGCCACTGCCACTGCCAATGGCAAGCCTAAACTATCATGA
- the LOC122567632 gene encoding atlastin isoform X2 produces MADIQQSKQSGNYSRSYVVKKVPMTTLDENVNRVPRVYTNEREEEDRSGWQEKIERLSMDSQDKKTSDVGQPVQIVLAHPDHSFELNEEALSKILLDNDIKNRSVVVVSVAGAFRKGKSFLLDFFLRYMNSQYNNNNQTDSWLGKDDEPLSGFSWKGGSERDTTGILMWSKVFCGTLPDGEKVAVILMDTQGAFDSQSTVKDCATVFALSTMLSSVQIYNLSQNIQEDDLQHLQLFTEYGRLALQKSGVTPFQKLQFLVRDWSYPYEAPYGSEGGKEILNRRLEISDKQHPELQNLRMHIKSCFSEISCFLMPHPGLNIATNPRFDGRLSEIQPEFKEQLKVLIPVLLAPENLVPKKIDGQLVKARDLLEYFKSYMKIYKGNELPEPKSMLVATAEANNLAAVTEAREFYIRLMEDVCGSRKPYLTTARLETEHTRCMDKAMCIFQNKRKMGGDAFSQTYMKKLCEDMDKAFVHFKAQNESKNVFKSTRTAGVYGAIVAIMYFLSSVFAFTGLYLLANICNFIMCICILTLMLLAYIRYSGNYDTLGVVIDEVANTLWNNVRDMGVLFTVLTLAVAAASSWFIILYGFISFPLPPPSSSSTRFSFGDISNFWEHLYSIIEKYQIFKYINYFFGNYIEKGTPHRFH; encoded by the exons ATCGATCTGGTTGGCaagaaaaaatagaacgtCTTTCAATGGATAGTCAGGACAAAAAGACATCGGATGTAGGACAACCTGTACAGATTGTACTTGCTCATCCAGACCATAGTTTCGAATTAAACGAAGAAGCCTTGTCAAAAATTCTCCTTGACAATGATATTAAGAATAGGAGTGTTGTTGTTGTGTCAGTAGCAGGTGCTTTCAGGAAAGGCAAAAGCTTTCTACTTGACTTTTTCTTGCGATACATGAACAGTCAG tataataataataaccaGACGGATTCTTGGTTGGGCAAAGATGATGAACCACTGAGTGGATTTTCATGGAAAGGAGGCTCTGAAAGAGACACAACAGGGATATTAATGTGGTCAAAAGTTTTTTGCGGTACTTTACCGGATGGTGAAAAAGTTGCTGTGATTTTAATGGATACACAAGGTGCTTTCGATAGCCAGTCCACAGTGAAGGACTGTGCGACTGTGTTTGCTCTAAGTACAATGTTGTCATCcgtacaaatttataatctatCACAAAACATCCAAGAGGATGATCTTCAGCACTTGCAACTTTTTACGGAATATGGCAGGCTGGCGTTACAAAAATCTGGAGTCACACCGTTCCAGAAGTTACAATTCTTAGTGAGAGATTGGAGTTACCCATACGAAGCACCTTATGGTTCAGAAGGTGGAAAAGAGATACTGAACAGAAGATTAGAAATCTCCGACAAACAACATCCAGAATTGCAAAATCTGAGAATGCATATTAAGTCTTGCTTCTCGGAAATATCTTGTTTTCTAATGCCACATCCAGGCCTGAATATTGCCACTAATCCTCGTTTCGATGGTAGATTATCGGAAATTCAACCAGAATTTAAGGAACAGCTCAAAGTGCTCATACCGGTGTTATTAGCTCCAGAGAATTTAGTTCCAAAGAAAATCGATGGTCAACTTGTGAAAGCAAGGGATTTgttggaatatttcaaaagttatatgaaaatttacaaaggAAACGAGCTTCCAGAACCAAAAAGTATGTTAGTG GCAACAGCAGAGGCAAATAATTTGGCTGCGGTAACGGAAGCGagagaattttatatacgaTTAATGGAAGATGTCTGTGGATCAAGAAAACCATATTTAACAACAGCGCGTTTAGAGACCGAGCATACACGTTGTATGGATAAAGCTATGtgcatatttcaaaataaaaggaaaatgggCGGAGATGCATTTAGTCAAAcctatatgaaaaaattatgtgaG GATATGGATAAAGCGTTTGTTCACTTTAAAGCacaaaatgaaagtaaaaatgttttcaaatcAACACGAACCGCAGGAGTATATGGTGCAATTGTTGCCATCATGTACTTTTTATCCTCAGTATTTGCTTTTACTGGCTTATATTTGCtagcaaatatttgtaacttcATCATGTGCATCTGTATATTAACCCTCATGTTGTTGGCATATATTag GTACAGTGGTAATTACGACACACTTGGGGTAGTAATAGATGAAGTGGCAAACACTTTATGGAATAAT GTCCGAGATATGGGTGTACTATTCACTGTACTTACACTTGCTGTGGCTGCTGCTTCATCAtggtttataattttatatggtttcatttcatttccacTTCCTCCTCCATCTTCGTCTTCTACACGTTTTAGTTTTGGAGATATATCTAATTTTTGGGaacatttatattctattattgagaagtatcaaatattcaaatatatcaaCTATTTCTTCGGCAATTACATAGAAAAGGGCACACCTCACCGATTTCACTAA